In Nicotiana tabacum cultivar K326 chromosome 21, ASM71507v2, whole genome shotgun sequence, one DNA window encodes the following:
- the LOC107770726 gene encoding putative disease resistance protein At1g59780 yields MTQIHSVSEKGKKIIIRNSADKDQDGQITVVTETLATERGCRSNNTVASAMEQLNTVLSQKWLLDARDLKVIKSVRDELTPLQDLLDEVEGLEDQQLYQVWVHQIEGVFQLVYETFASRGVKQGNGFRSLIAPLYNVPLSRLDQKILKIRKQISEICRRYHTYEIGEFRGRETWRRVFVPKLISPDIYTSVSAVSSTKDITEWLRVEMELMKYFIEHAQIREDSDERHKVWFRQMEEIYPDLEAKAVFAQGIIEERGNLFNPLSWIRFENRVKKIQKQIYYMSNRKIAYDISSSIMQQAASTVIPQPPPPDILPGDDEEHTLRESNPRRPQWWSLFCLTWRSLIISCSRYSLSELERTFFSECWFCFIPCSTPILLYLIICRSILSTIGNTSDLRHSVERELQLMDALLKDIRTMMELDARLNIWAEEVQAVVEEARHVLEQGAGPAILLHKRYRFAKKLSWIMNRIDQVHEWKMTYDITIKGRKGSGAVIQEREPYPSGFLSSKIQSIKREMNLMQALMEDVKMMDRVDAKVQVWVEEISGIALEVKNLIDLYCKENKLVIAFIDAFNVSDLKWIAHVNRLKKKIQRLHNRRLDYGIEHIAGTPPYFVEEIKARLLMNCQDLCIFPILGVKDNDKAKLQQLLNDDYTIICHFDVRVYIRMPQELNVIAILKEMANQVIEQLQPAEHNNDQGSIVEDQEGMSWSVPKLQDALHKDKWSRHEVIAQALKELLYPIRYLVVFHDIQIIRGIWSDLRQAFPNASSGSRVVLFTAHEAVENTSELLSLYHNSELNDTADPRNEEIDEISNFPLQAPIRVRDSSRERAMSKWEKVLERLNRKTPHLEAADVIYGKVPGYLRQCLYCFLLFPKDFKIPARRLIALWVAEGIAKQKRGEEESAEDIAESYLNELIDQNVVQATKTKLNGKVKVCQLRDGTRKWLEKVVEANFFKDSAGRICRLVDHLHEDDVTHRQIHGNDHPISSNSFRRLYGNVLSFLSFDTQEGSKPGENIGCFLSKCISNRCFRSLRVLDLEKVFRPQLPRELSALSCLRYLGLRWTYLEELPSSISKMLNLQLLDLKHTYISALPESIWKMHYLRHLYMSETYRSKFPSVPKRIALSELQTLWGAFIDEDSPVLEGLNTLKEVKKLGLSCRAMTSQQLMNSQLEAVGDWILELKQLESLRLKSFDEHGNPSTLYLKPLSSLTSLSTIYLLGKLKYPSVISGFPTNLIDLTLSASELQDDPMPALENLRKLIILRFYSKSSTCKSMHCSSGGFPELRFLQLWLLEQLETLKIVKGAMPNLESLEIRSCTRLEMLPSQLQHMPALKRLKLSPQEFQNKIKENQRQLWSNLEHLVEDPFE; encoded by the exons ATGACTCAGATCCATAGTGTTTCTGAGAAGGGGAAGAAGATTATTATCAGAAATAGTGCTGATAAGGATCAGGATGGACAAATCACGGTCGTAACGGAAACGCTGGCTACTGAAAGAGGGTGCAGATCCAACAACactgtcgcttctgcgatggagcAGCTCAATACTGTATTGAGTCAAAAATGGCTTCTTGATGCAAGAGATCTTAAGGTGATTAAGTCCGTGAGAGATGAACTAACTCCTTTGCAGGATCTTCTAGATGAAGTGGAAGGATTAGAAGATCAACAGTTATACCAAGTTTGGGTGCACCAGATAGAAGGTGTTTTTCAGTTGGTTTATGAAACCTTTGCATCCCGGGGCGTGAAACAGGGCAATGGTTTTAGATCTCTTATTGCGCCATTATACAACGTACCTCTATCTCGGCTAGATCAGAAAATTCTGAAGATCAGGAAGCAAATCTCTGAAATATGCAGAAGATACCATACATATGAAATTGGTGAATTCAGAGGAAGGGAGACATGGAGGAGGGTGTTTGTCCCCAAACTAATAAGTCCGGATATTTATACCTCAGTGTCTGCAGTTTCCTCAACCAAAGATATAACAGAGTGGCTTAGAGTGGAGATGGAGCTAATGAAGTATTTCATTGAACATGCCCAAATTAGAGAAGATTCAGACGAGAGACATAAGGTTTGGTTCCGGCAAATGGAAGAAATCTATCCTGATCTTGAGGCTAAGGCTGTTTTTGCTCAAGGAATCATAGAAGAAAGGGGTAATTTATTCAATCCACTGAGTTGGATAAGGTTTGAAAATAGAGttaagaaaatacaaaaacaGATTTATTACATGTCGAACAGGAAAATAGCATACGATATCAGCAGCAGCATCATGCAACAAGCAGCTAGTACTGTTATCCCGCAACCACCACCCCCGGACATACTTCCAGGAGATGATGAAGAGCACACTTTGAGAGAATCAAATCCAAGGCGACCCCAGTGGTGGTCGCTGTTTTGTTTAACATGGAGAAGCTTAATTATTAGTTGCTCTAGATATAGTCTTTCTGAATTAGAGCGCACCTTCTTTAGTGAGTGCTGGTTTTGTTTTATCCCATGCAGCACTCCCATTTTGCTGTATTTGATCATCTGTAGAAGTATTCTTTCTACCATTGGCAACACTTCAGACCTACGGCATTCAGTTGAAAGAGAGTTGCAGCTAATGGATGCTTTGCTAAAAGATATTCGGACAATGATGGAGCTGGATGCAAGGCTAAATATTTGGGCGGAGGAAGTGCAAGCTGTCGTCGAAGAAGCACGTCATGTTTTAGAGCAGGGAGCTGGTCCAGCCATTCTCCTCCATAAAAG ATACCGATTTGCAAAGAAGCTTTCATGGATCATGAATCGGATTGACCAGGTCCATGAATGGAAGATGACATATGACATAACCATCAAAGGAAGAAAAGGCTCAGGTGCTGTCATCCAAGAGCGAGAACCATACCCTTCGGGTTTTCTCTCGAGCAAAATTCAATCAATCAAAAGAGAGATGAATCTGATGCAAGCTTTAATGGAAGATGTTAAG ATGATGGATAGAGTGGATGCCAAAGTGCAAGTTTGGGTGGAAGAAATTAGCGGCATTGCTTTAGAAGTCAAGAATTTGATTGATTTGTACTGCAAAGAGAATAAGCTGGTCATTGCATTTATCGATGCATTTAATGTGTCAGATCTAAAGTGGATAGCGCATGTTAATCGACTGAAGAAAAAGATTCAGAGGCTCCATAATAGAAGGCTCGACTACGGAATTGAACATATAGCTGGAACTCCTCCTTACTTTGTTGAGGAAATAAAGGCAAGGCTGCTTATGAACTGTCAAGACCTCTGCATCTTTCCAATTTTAGGTGTAAAGGATAATGATAAGGCAAAACTTCAACAACTACTCAATGACGATTACACCATCATCTGTCATTTTGATGTTCGCGTGTATATAAGGATGCCTCAAGAATTAAATGTCATTGCTATCCTGAAAGAAATGGCAAATCAAGTTATCGAGCAATTACAGCCAGCGGAACATAATAATGATCAGGGCAGTATAGTCGAAGATCAAGAAGGAATGTCATGGTCTGTGCCCAAACTGCAAGATGCTTTACACAAAGACAAATGGTCAAGGCATGAGGTAATAGCTCAAGCACTTAAAGAACTTTTATACCCCATAAGATACCTCGTTGTCTTCCATGATATTCAGATCATTCGTGGAATCTGGAGTGACCTtcgacaagcttttccaaacgcTTCCAGTGGCAGCCGTGTTGTACTTTTCACTGCACATGAAGCAGTTGAGAACACCTCGGAGCTTCTTAGCCTCTATCACAACTCAGAGCTGAATGATACGGCCGATCCAAGGAACGAGGAGATAGATGAAATTAGCAACTTCCCACTACAAGCACCTATCAGAGTAAGAGACTCCAGCAGAGAAAGAGCTATGTCAAAGTGGGAGAAGGTACTAGAACGGCTAAACCGTAAAACACCTCATTTAGAAGCTGCAGATGTGATTTACGGAAAGGTCCCTGGGTATCTGAGGCAATGCCTATATTGCTTCCTACTATTTCCAAAAGATTTTAAAATCCCTGCCAGGAGACTAATCGCGCTGTGGGTAGCAGAAGGCATAGCGAAGCAAAAGAGGGGTGAAGAGGAGTCAGCTGAGGACATTGCTGAAAGCTATCTGAATGAACTGATTGACCAAAATGTGGTGCAAGCCACAAAGACAAAGCTCAATGGAAAAGTAAAAGTGTGTCAGCTCCGCGATGGCACACGAAAGTGGCTAGAAAAAGTTGTGGAGGCAAATTTTTTCAAAGATTCTGCAGGTAGGATTTGTCGACTCGTTGATCATCTCCATGAAGATGACGTAACTCATCGTCAAATCCATGGCAATGATCATCCCATTTCTTCAAATTCATTCCGGCGTCTATATGGAAATGTCCTATCTTTCTTGTCATTTGATACACAAGAAGGAAGTAAACCAGGAGAGAATATCGGATGCTTCCTCAGTAAATGCATTTCAAATCGGTGCTTTCGGTCCCTGCGGGTACTTGACCTGGAGAAAGTATTCAGACCCCAGTTGCCAAGGGAACTATCGGCACTCAGTTGCTTAAGATATCTAGGGCTAAGGTGGACTTACCTAGAAGAACTCCCGAGCAGCATAAGCAAAATGTTAAACCTccaactgctggatttgaaacaCACCTACATAAGCGCTCTGCCAGAATCAATATGGAAAATGCATTATCTTCGACATTTATACATGAGTGAAACCTATAGAAGCAAATTCCCTAGTGTGCCAAAGCGAATCGCTCTTAGTGAGCTGCAGACATTGTGGGGTGCTTTCATAGATGAAGATAGTCCAGTGCTAGAGGGGCTTAACACCCTGAAAGAAGTTAAAAAATTGGGTTTGTCTTGTAGGGCCATGACATCTCAACAACTCATGAATTCACAACTGGAGGCTGTTGGTGACTGGATTTTGGAACTGAAACAACTTGAATCTTTAAGATTGAAATCATTTGATGAGCATGGCAATCCTTCCACTCTTTATCTGAAACCATTGTCAAGCCTAACAAGTCTTTCGACCATCTATTTACTCGGAAAGCTCAAGTATCCATCAGTTATTTCCGGATTTCCCACAAATCTCATCGACCTAACATTGTCTGCTTCAGAATTACAGGATGACCCGATGCCTGCATTAGAGAACCTTCGCAAACTGATCATTCTAAGGTTTTACTCTAAATCTTCGACATGTAAGAGCATGCATTGCTCTTCAGGTGGTTTTCCTGAGCTTCGGTTTCTTCAACTCTGGCTATTAGAACAACTTGAAACCCTGAAAATTGTAAAAGGAGCAATGCCTAATCTCGAAAGCTTGGAAATTAGATCATGCACAAGATTAGAAATGCTTCCTTCTCAGTTGCAACATATGCCAGCTCTCAAGAGGTTGAAGTTGTCACCACAGGAATTCCAAAATAAGatcaaagaaaatcaaaggcagCTTTGGAGTAACCTTGAGCATTTGGTGGAAGATCCTTTCGAATGA